In Solobacterium moorei, a single genomic region encodes these proteins:
- a CDS encoding metal ABC transporter solute-binding protein, Zn/Mn family, with protein sequence MKKLLLIIVVAMMTACAGNKPSMTTGSTKESDKLNVVVTTSFLEDMVNVLVGDKVNTQLIIPAGEDPHTYEAKPEDNTKLQNADLVLYHGLHFEGKMVELLEAIGAVSVSQNFDESKVGRMEENGETIIDPHFWFDIDLYKQATQEAAKALEDKLPDLKDEIEENLQAYLKKLDELDAYNREQLNQIPADRRILITPHDAFNYFSRRYGITVKAPQGVSTDAELSNSDMAETAAYIVEHQVKAIFAETTTDPARMEKLKESCKAKGFDVKVVGGEGKELFSDSLAPKGQPGDTYIDMYRFNVDLIVSNLK encoded by the coding sequence ATGAAAAAATTATTGTTAATCATAGTGGTTGCTATGATGACTGCGTGTGCAGGAAATAAACCAAGTATGACAACGGGTTCTACAAAGGAATCAGATAAACTAAATGTTGTGGTGACAACTTCATTCTTGGAAGACATGGTAAATGTGCTAGTGGGAGACAAGGTTAATACACAACTCATTATCCCGGCAGGAGAAGATCCACATACCTACGAGGCTAAGCCTGAAGATAATACAAAATTACAAAATGCGGATTTGGTGTTATACCATGGATTACATTTTGAAGGAAAGATGGTTGAACTGCTTGAAGCCATTGGTGCGGTGTCCGTATCACAGAACTTTGACGAATCAAAAGTTGGTCGAATGGAAGAAAATGGAGAAACGATTATTGATCCTCACTTCTGGTTTGATATCGACTTATACAAACAAGCAACACAAGAGGCCGCAAAAGCACTTGAGGATAAACTGCCAGATTTAAAAGATGAAATTGAAGAGAACCTGCAGGCATATCTTAAGAAGTTGGATGAATTAGATGCGTATAATCGTGAACAACTCAATCAGATTCCAGCAGATCGTAGAATTCTAATTACACCACATGATGCGTTTAACTATTTCTCACGCCGTTATGGTATTACCGTAAAAGCACCACAGGGTGTTAGTACAGATGCGGAATTATCCAATAGTGATATGGCAGAAACTGCGGCGTATATCGTTGAACATCAGGTAAAGGCTATCTTTGCGGAAACAACAACTGACCCTGCACGCATGGAGAAGTTAAAGGAATCGTGTAAGGCAAAGGGATTTGATGTGAAGGTAGTAGGTGGTGAGGGGAAGGAATTGTTCAGTGACTCTTTAGCACCTAAGGGACAGCCTGGAGATACGTATATTGATATGTATCGTTTCAATGTTGATCTTATCGTATCAAACCTCAAGTAA
- a CDS encoding Tex family protein, with protein sequence MNENIIQAIATELKVQLSQVENTLSLLAEGNTVPFIARYRKEATKGLDEEQIFYIQKQYEYQQKLAERKENVLKLIEEQGKLTEEIKQSVIECTKLSQVEDIYRPYAQKKKTRATTAIKNGLQPLADWMLALPTEGSLEAEAEKYLSETVTSVADAIQGAKDIIAEVVSDNAKQRWAFKDTIMQAGILQTKLKKDAVDENKVYEMYYDRSEKISQLADHRIMAIDRAEKEKVITVSFVFDDEQLKKNALKTLLKGQNTIVEETLNEAVVDGCDRLLFPSIEREIRSELSERAQNKSIEIFSMNLEKLLLQAPLKGRVVLGFDPGFFNGCKLAVIDETGKMLTVSKIFPFSKKGEDIETSKKKLLALIQKYHVQIIAIGNGTASRESEKLVAELIHEQKLDVSYAIVSEAGASVWSAQEAARKEFPDIEVEERSAVSIGRRLLDPLAELIKIDPQSIGVGQYQHDLPQKALTERLDEVVMKSVNRTGADLNTASLELLTHISGLNSGTAQEIVNYRNENGRFTNRKQLLKVKKLGPKAFTQCAGFLRITDGDEPLDQTSIHPESYEAARKLMQACGITKLGEADISFPKEKTAELGIDEYTLKDIEEAIRQPLRDYRDQFDGALLKSDVLNISDLHVGDQLSGTVRNVVDFGAFVDIGLHEDGLVHLSHMSMKRISHPSECVAVNDIVKVWVYQIDEARNRVQLSLLPLDQLEQRDAAYRHRKATGGKHNNQRPKQNKPVKKEISMDDALARLKERFGK encoded by the coding sequence ATGAACGAAAATATCATTCAGGCGATTGCGACGGAGTTAAAGGTTCAACTCAGTCAGGTCGAAAATACGCTATCTTTATTAGCGGAAGGAAATACAGTTCCATTTATTGCCCGCTACCGTAAGGAAGCTACAAAGGGCTTAGATGAAGAACAGATTTTCTATATCCAGAAGCAATACGAATATCAACAGAAATTAGCTGAAAGAAAAGAGAATGTTCTGAAGTTAATTGAAGAACAGGGTAAGTTAACAGAGGAAATTAAACAGTCTGTTATCGAATGTACAAAACTATCACAGGTAGAGGATATCTACCGTCCATATGCACAAAAGAAGAAGACTCGTGCCACAACAGCCATCAAGAATGGTCTACAACCACTTGCGGATTGGATGCTTGCGCTACCTACCGAAGGTTCTTTAGAAGCTGAGGCGGAGAAGTACTTATCAGAAACGGTGACTTCAGTTGCGGATGCGATACAGGGTGCGAAGGATATTATCGCTGAAGTTGTCAGTGATAACGCTAAACAGCGTTGGGCATTTAAGGATACAATCATGCAGGCAGGTATTCTTCAGACAAAGTTAAAGAAGGATGCTGTCGACGAAAATAAAGTCTATGAAATGTACTACGATCGCAGCGAAAAGATTTCTCAGCTCGCTGACCACCGTATTATGGCGATTGATCGTGCAGAGAAAGAAAAGGTTATTACAGTTTCCTTTGTCTTTGATGATGAACAGTTAAAGAAGAATGCATTAAAGACACTTCTGAAGGGTCAAAATACAATTGTTGAAGAGACTCTAAATGAAGCAGTTGTAGATGGTTGTGATCGTTTGTTATTCCCATCCATTGAACGTGAAATTCGCTCTGAATTAAGTGAAAGAGCACAGAATAAGTCCATTGAAATTTTCTCCATGAACTTAGAGAAATTACTATTACAGGCACCATTAAAGGGAAGAGTTGTCTTAGGATTTGACCCTGGCTTCTTCAATGGTTGTAAGTTAGCGGTAATTGATGAAACTGGTAAGATGCTAACTGTTAGTAAGATTTTTCCATTCTCAAAGAAGGGTGAAGATATTGAAACTTCTAAGAAGAAGTTACTAGCACTCATTCAAAAGTATCATGTGCAGATTATCGCTATTGGTAATGGTACTGCATCTCGTGAAAGTGAGAAGTTAGTTGCAGAACTCATTCATGAACAGAAGTTAGATGTTTCCTATGCAATCGTATCTGAAGCAGGTGCTTCTGTATGGTCAGCACAAGAAGCTGCACGTAAGGAATTCCCAGATATTGAAGTTGAAGAGCGTTCCGCAGTATCGATTGGAAGACGTTTACTTGATCCACTTGCGGAGTTGATTAAGATTGATCCACAATCTATCGGTGTTGGTCAATACCAACATGACCTTCCACAGAAGGCACTAACAGAAAGACTGGATGAAGTTGTAATGAAGTCAGTAAACCGTACCGGTGCAGATTTGAATACAGCTTCCTTAGAGTTACTCACACATATCTCTGGTTTAAATAGTGGTACAGCACAAGAAATTGTAAACTATCGTAATGAAAATGGACGCTTTACTAACCGCAAACAATTACTCAAGGTTAAGAAGTTAGGTCCAAAGGCATTTACACAGTGTGCAGGTTTCTTGCGTATTACAGATGGTGATGAACCACTCGATCAAACATCAATCCACCCAGAAAGTTATGAAGCTGCTCGTAAGCTTATGCAGGCATGTGGTATTACAAAACTTGGCGAAGCGGATATCTCTTTCCCTAAGGAAAAGACAGCAGAACTTGGTATTGATGAATATACACTCAAGGATATCGAGGAAGCAATTCGTCAACCACTACGTGACTATCGTGACCAATTTGATGGTGCACTTCTAAAGAGTGATGTTCTCAATATTTCAGACTTACATGTAGGGGACCAATTATCCGGTACAGTTCGAAATGTAGTAGACTTTGGTGCCTTCGTGGATATTGGATTACATGAAGACGGCTTAGTTCACTTATCTCATATGTCGATGAAGAGAATCTCTCATCCATCTGAGTGTGTAGCGGTGAATGATATTGTTAAGGTTTGGGTATATCAAATTGATGAAGCGAGAAATCGTGTGCAGCTATCCTTACTACCGCTAGATCAATTAGAACAGCGTGATGCGGCATATCGTCATCGTAAAGCAACTGGTGGAAAACATAACAACCAAAGACCAAAACAAAACAAGCCAGTGAAGAAAGAAATCTCCATGGACGACGCTTTAGCACGTCTTAAGGAAAGATTTGGTAAATAA
- a CDS encoding SPFH domain-containing protein: MELIIIPVIFFILAVALAVSCANIVPQENAYVIERFGRYRTTWDAGIHFKFPFVDHVRRRVLLKEQVADFAPQPVITKDNVTMQIDSVVYFKVMNPHDYAYGVENPIMAMENLTATTLRNIIGDMELDQTLTSREAINSQMLQTIDLATDPWGIKVTRVELKNIQPPTAIRESMEKQMKAEREKRAAILTAEGQKQAMILEAEGKKESAVLNAEAEKQATILAAEAAREKEIKEAEGQAEAIRAIQEATADGIRAIKEAGADDTVIRLKSLEAFAAAADGKATKIIIPSEIQSLAGLAKGITESIKE; this comes from the coding sequence ATGGAACTCATTATTATTCCAGTTATTTTCTTTATCTTAGCTGTCGCACTTGCAGTATCATGTGCAAACATCGTTCCACAGGAAAACGCATATGTTATCGAACGTTTCGGTAGATATCGTACAACTTGGGATGCAGGTATTCACTTCAAATTCCCATTTGTAGATCATGTTCGTCGTAGAGTCCTTCTAAAGGAACAGGTAGCTGACTTTGCACCACAGCCTGTTATCACAAAGGATAACGTAACAATGCAGATTGACTCCGTTGTGTATTTCAAGGTTATGAATCCACATGATTATGCATACGGTGTAGAAAATCCAATCATGGCGATGGAAAATCTAACTGCTACTACATTACGTAACATTATTGGTGATATGGAGTTAGACCAAACACTAACATCCCGTGAAGCAATCAATTCTCAGATGTTACAAACAATTGACTTAGCAACAGACCCATGGGGAATCAAGGTTACTCGTGTTGAATTAAAGAACATCCAACCACCAACAGCGATTCGTGAATCTATGGAAAAGCAGATGAAGGCTGAACGCGAAAAGCGTGCTGCTATCTTAACTGCTGAGGGTCAAAAACAAGCAATGATCCTTGAGGCAGAAGGTAAGAAAGAATCTGCTGTGTTAAATGCTGAAGCTGAAAAGCAAGCTACAATCTTAGCTGCCGAAGCTGCTCGTGAAAAGGAAATTAAAGAAGCTGAGGGTCAGGCTGAAGCAATCCGTGCTATCCAAGAAGCTACTGCGGATGGTATTCGCGCTATCAAGGAAGCAGGCGCTGATGATACAGTTATTCGCTTAAAGAGTTTAGAAGCTTTCGCTGCTGCTGCAGATGGTAAAGCAACTAAGATTATCATCCCTTCAGAAATTCAAAGTCTTGCAGGTCTAGCAAAAGGAATTACAGAAAGTATTAAAGAGTAA
- a CDS encoding Cof-type HAD-IIB family hydrolase — protein sequence MKAILLDVDGTLTNDQKEITPETRRVLMKAQEQGIRLVIASGRPAKGIEKYGKLLEMDKNHGLFLCFNGAKVIDCQTGEVLVNTTMQQDLVTKTLQHLKQFDVHPIIVENEYMVVEDVYDCMITDKGHTFNGFQYEARMNNYLLKEVSDLASYVDFPINKILVVGQPEYLRENYKAISAPFEGKLSMMFSSNFFYEMTSQGIDKGAALQSALSKLGIEAKDCIAFGDAGNDITMLEFAGVGVAMANAQEKVKAIADDMTDDNNHDGIAKALQKYIPSLQ from the coding sequence ATGAAAGCGATTTTATTAGATGTTGATGGTACATTAACAAATGACCAAAAGGAAATTACTCCTGAAACGAGAAGAGTACTAATGAAAGCACAAGAGCAGGGTATTCGCTTAGTTATTGCGAGTGGTCGTCCTGCAAAGGGAATTGAAAAGTATGGCAAGCTGCTAGAAATGGATAAGAATCATGGTTTATTCCTTTGTTTCAACGGTGCGAAGGTAATCGATTGTCAAACAGGTGAAGTACTTGTCAATACAACGATGCAGCAGGATTTAGTTACGAAGACACTTCAACACTTGAAACAGTTTGATGTACATCCGATTATTGTAGAAAATGAGTATATGGTAGTTGAGGATGTATATGACTGCATGATTACTGATAAGGGACATACATTTAACGGATTTCAGTATGAAGCACGCATGAATAACTACTTACTTAAAGAGGTAAGTGATCTTGCAAGTTATGTAGACTTTCCAATCAATAAGATTTTGGTGGTTGGTCAGCCTGAATATTTACGCGAAAATTATAAGGCTATCTCTGCACCGTTTGAAGGAAAGCTTTCTATGATGTTTAGTTCTAACTTCTTCTATGAGATGACATCTCAAGGAATTGATAAAGGTGCAGCACTACAGAGTGCATTATCAAAGCTTGGGATTGAAGCCAAAGACTGCATTGCATTTGGGGATGCAGGCAATGATATAACGATGTTGGAGTTTGCGGGTGTTGGTGTTGCGATGGCAAATGCACAAGAGAAAGTAAAGGCAATCGCAGATGATATGACAGATGATAATAATCATGATGGTATCGCAAAAGCACTTCAAAAATATATTCCATCTCTACAATAA
- a CDS encoding DUF1294 domain-containing protein: MSIAVLAYLAVINIITFGLYGLDKYRAMNNMWRIPEKTLLGAAAIGGAYGAYLGMRIFHHKTKHLKFQIGVPIMMLVWIYFVTKGFPEIR; this comes from the coding sequence ATGTCAATAGCAGTTTTAGCATATTTAGCAGTTATCAATATCATCACATTTGGTTTATATGGTTTAGATAAATATCGTGCGATGAACAATATGTGGAGAATTCCAGAGAAGACATTGTTAGGGGCTGCCGCAATTGGGGGAGCCTATGGTGCATATTTAGGAATGCGTATTTTTCATCATAAAACAAAGCATTTGAAGTTTCAGATTGGGGTTCCAATTATGATGTTGGTATGGATTTATTTTGTGACAAAAGGATTTCCTGAAATACGTTAA
- a CDS encoding C69 family dipeptidase yields the protein MPCTTLLVGKKASYDGSTLVARNEDSGAGDFTAKKFIVVHPSDQPKVYKSVLSHVEIPLPNNPMRYTCMPDALNDKGIWGAAGVNELNVSMTATETITSNERVLAADPLVKYIPAKGKEGDVDYTPEVVGGIGEEDIVTLVLPYIKSAREGVLRLGEILEKYGTYEMNGIAFQDIDEIWWLETIGGHHWIAKRVKDDEYVVMPNQLGIDSFDLKDAFDKQKEHLCSSDLVEFIEKNYLNLNQDKHFNPRYAFGSHSDADHVYNTPRAWIIGRYFNPTTYRWDGPKADYRPDSDNIPWSLVPEHKITVEDVKYVLSHHYQGTPYDPYGKHGDSSLRGSFRPIGINRNNFLSCVQIRPYAPEEIRSIEWIAYGSNTFNAFVPFYVNVDETPIYTANTNKTVSTDNFYWSNRIIGALADAHYSNTSSAIERYQNAVQTKGHQLINKYDALFTKDVDPVTFCQAANQEIADMAKQHTDALLDKVLFTASMGMKNSFSRSDA from the coding sequence ATGCCATGTACAACATTACTCGTCGGTAAGAAAGCTAGTTATGACGGTTCCACATTAGTGGCTCGTAACGAAGATTCCGGCGCTGGCGATTTTACTGCCAAGAAATTTATCGTAGTTCATCCGAGTGATCAACCAAAAGTGTATAAATCCGTTTTATCTCACGTAGAAATTCCACTTCCAAATAACCCAATGCGTTACACCTGCATGCCAGACGCATTAAATGATAAAGGCATCTGGGGTGCTGCAGGTGTCAACGAATTAAACGTATCTATGACAGCGACTGAGACAATCACTTCAAACGAAAGAGTTCTCGCTGCAGACCCTCTAGTAAAATATATCCCTGCCAAAGGCAAAGAAGGCGATGTAGATTATACCCCAGAAGTCGTTGGTGGTATTGGGGAAGAAGATATTGTTACACTTGTACTTCCTTATATCAAGAGTGCCCGTGAAGGCGTTCTTCGTCTTGGCGAAATCTTAGAGAAGTACGGTACATACGAAATGAATGGTATTGCCTTCCAGGATATCGACGAAATCTGGTGGTTAGAAACAATCGGTGGTCATCACTGGATTGCAAAGCGTGTTAAAGATGATGAATATGTTGTAATGCCAAACCAGCTGGGTATCGATAGCTTTGATTTAAAGGATGCCTTCGATAAGCAAAAAGAACACCTATGTTCTAGTGACCTTGTAGAATTCATTGAGAAGAATTATCTCAATCTAAATCAAGATAAACATTTTAATCCAAGATATGCTTTTGGTTCACACTCAGATGCAGACCACGTATACAACACACCACGTGCTTGGATCATTGGTCGCTACTTCAATCCAACAACCTATCGTTGGGATGGTCCTAAGGCAGACTATCGTCCTGATTCTGATAATATCCCTTGGAGCCTTGTGCCAGAACACAAGATTACAGTTGAAGATGTGAAGTACGTCTTATCTCACCATTATCAAGGCACACCATATGATCCATATGGAAAGCATGGTGATTCCTCACTACGTGGTTCCTTTAGACCAATTGGCATCAACCGTAACAACTTCCTATCATGCGTACAGATTCGTCCATACGCACCGGAAGAAATTCGTTCTATTGAATGGATTGCCTACGGTTCAAATACATTTAATGCATTTGTGCCATTCTATGTAAACGTCGATGAAACACCTATCTATACAGCGAATACAAATAAAACTGTATCAACAGATAACTTCTATTGGTCTAACCGTATTATCGGCGCTCTTGCAGATGCACACTATAGTAATACAAGTTCCGCAATTGAGCGTTATCAAAATGCAGTACAAACAAAAGGTCATCAACTCATAAACAAGTATGATGCTTTATTTACAAAAGATGTAGACCCTGTCACATTTTGCCAAGCAGCGAACCAAGAAATTGCAGATATGGCAAAACAACATACAGATGCCCTCTTAGATAAAGTTCTCTTTACTGCAAGCATGGGTATGAAGAATAGCTTCTCTAGATCAGATGCTTAG
- a CDS encoding ABC transporter permease → MRNFRTVFEFEFFQQIKKKAVIVSTILLAIVAFGGAAAPGIINHFNKPTEFDSSEGASYLNDSIPGGYFVSNEEIAKTLNIDESSLYPTEDALKEAVKSGKESKGYAIYDYDHYKTYFHDKGFLGGRDDPLNEVLKDHIVTQKFNEKGISIAEYQALNDVKINAEEEVLGRDTSTQYLLAFAYVITLYAVILMFGSIVATAVAREKDSRTMELLITTTDPKNLIIGKVLAVTCASVIQCGIIFTSGLISYFIFKGMYPKMFLLIAKSMFDLSMLGMYIFYFILGLLLYMFIFAALGSVVSRMEDVSNAISPVMFLFIASYMIAMSALQSGESILVKIASWIPFFSVMVMPIRNAITTVAIYEVIGSTVLTIVFIYLFARLSIRIYRWGTLNYGNKPNFFKVCKEVLFSKQ, encoded by the coding sequence ATGCGTAACTTTAGAACTGTATTTGAATTTGAATTCTTCCAACAAATAAAGAAGAAGGCAGTTATCGTGTCGACGATACTACTAGCAATTGTCGCTTTCGGTGGTGCAGCAGCACCGGGTATCATCAACCATTTTAACAAGCCAACTGAGTTTGATAGTTCTGAGGGAGCGTCTTATCTCAATGACAGCATCCCTGGTGGATACTTTGTATCGAATGAAGAGATTGCAAAAACATTAAACATTGATGAATCCAGTCTTTATCCAACGGAAGATGCACTAAAAGAAGCGGTAAAAAGTGGTAAAGAATCAAAGGGATATGCAATCTATGATTATGATCACTATAAGACATACTTCCACGATAAGGGATTCTTAGGTGGAAGGGACGATCCTTTAAATGAAGTTTTAAAAGATCACATTGTGACACAAAAATTTAATGAGAAGGGTATTAGCATCGCTGAATATCAGGCATTAAATGACGTGAAGATCAATGCGGAAGAAGAAGTTTTAGGTCGAGATACATCAACACAATATCTACTTGCGTTTGCGTATGTCATCACATTATATGCTGTTATCCTAATGTTTGGATCTATCGTAGCTACAGCAGTCGCAAGAGAAAAAGATAGTAGAACAATGGAGCTACTAATTACGACAACTGATCCAAAGAACCTTATCATTGGTAAGGTGCTGGCAGTAACATGCGCGTCTGTGATTCAATGTGGCATCATCTTTACTTCTGGATTAATTTCCTATTTTATCTTTAAGGGAATGTATCCAAAGATGTTTCTCTTGATTGCAAAGTCGATGTTCGATCTATCGATGCTGGGTATGTATATCTTCTATTTCATCCTCGGTCTATTATTGTATATGTTTATCTTTGCGGCTTTAGGTTCTGTCGTATCCAGAATGGAAGATGTAAGCAATGCGATTAGCCCAGTTATGTTCCTGTTTATCGCTAGTTATATGATTGCGATGTCTGCTTTACAGAGTGGAGAATCTATATTGGTAAAGATTGCCTCATGGATTCCGTTCTTCTCTGTCATGGTAATGCCGATTCGAAATGCGATTACAACCGTTGCGATATACGAGGTTATTGGATCAACAGTACTTACGATTGTATTCATTTACTTATTCGCAAGACTATCCATCCGTATTTATCGTTGGGGAACATTGAACTATGGTAATAAACCAAACTTCTTTAAGGTTTGTAAGGAAGTATTGTTCTCAAAACAATAA
- a CDS encoding ATP-binding cassette domain-containing protein, producing the protein MILEVKGIRKTFDKTEILHGISFTVQSGKAMGFLGRNGAGKTTTFRCLMNVFKQTEGEFLLDGKPFDVNQNHIGYLPEERGMYAKVSLKDQLAYFAKLKGADNKKAAEEAEYWIDYFGLKEYTNKKLETLSKGNQQKIQIAQAFINDPAIIILDEPFSGLDPVNAQIFKDAIKEAVAKGKLVIFSSHQMAYVEEMCDEITLIDHGNIIISGDLEEIKKKEGQDKLVLRVNPEDTAVVEDVLQNKFGLEFHIVDGEYLITKNTEHTSNEILKELLNHVCEVVSFGQYRPSLQDIFVNKVGGETNA; encoded by the coding sequence ATGATACTAGAAGTAAAGGGAATTAGAAAAACCTTCGACAAGACGGAAATTCTCCATGGAATCAGTTTTACTGTACAAAGCGGTAAGGCGATGGGCTTCCTTGGAAGAAATGGTGCTGGTAAGACAACAACATTCCGCTGCTTGATGAATGTATTCAAACAAACAGAAGGAGAATTTTTGTTGGATGGTAAGCCATTTGATGTGAATCAAAACCATATTGGTTATCTGCCAGAAGAACGTGGTATGTATGCTAAAGTATCTCTAAAAGATCAATTGGCATACTTTGCGAAGTTAAAAGGGGCAGATAATAAAAAGGCTGCTGAAGAAGCAGAGTACTGGATTGATTACTTTGGATTAAAAGAGTATACAAATAAAAAGCTAGAAACATTATCTAAAGGTAATCAACAGAAAATTCAAATTGCACAGGCATTTATTAACGATCCTGCAATCATTATTCTTGATGAACCATTCTCAGGCTTGGATCCAGTCAATGCACAAATCTTTAAGGATGCGATCAAAGAAGCAGTTGCGAAGGGTAAACTAGTTATCTTCTCCTCACACCAGATGGCATATGTTGAAGAGATGTGTGATGAGATTACATTAATTGACCATGGTAATATCATCATCTCTGGTGACTTAGAGGAAATTAAGAAGAAAGAGGGACAAGATAAGTTAGTACTTCGTGTAAATCCTGAGGATACTGCGGTTGTAGAGGATGTTTTACAGAATAAATTTGGCTTAGAGTTTCATATTGTAGATGGCGAGTACCTGATTACAAAGAATACAGAACATACTTCGAATGAAATTTTGAAGGAGTTATTAAATCATGTATGTGAAGTTGTGTCCTTTGGACAATATCGTCCTAGTTTACAAGATATTTTTGTAAACAAGGTAGGAGGTGAGACAAATGCGTAA